One Triticum dicoccoides isolate Atlit2015 ecotype Zavitan chromosome 4B, WEW_v2.0, whole genome shotgun sequence genomic window carries:
- the LOC119296275 gene encoding rhamnogalacturonan I rhamnosyltransferase 4-like encodes MAKQKASLPVIRRRIGGVGLLRWAVRVASSIVLWTALLQLSTFFGLPLSPLRAARPSCIGNRNTSATASAVTAVASDDVGDLAPPALPTRRSYRSNGYLLISCNGGLNQMRAAICDMVTVARYLNLTMVVPELDKQSFWADPSDFGDIFDVDHFIYSLRDEVKVIRELPHKFNGKVPLSMQPVSWSSEKYYLRQILPLVRKHKVIRFSRTDSRLANNGLPLKLQKLRCHVNYNALRFTPSIEALGNKMISSLRKTGSFVVLHLRYEMDMLAFSGCTHGCSGQETAELTRMRYAYPWWKEKEIDSEKKRLEGLCPLTPGETTLVLKALGFPRDTRIYIASGEIYGGEKRLAALKAEFPNIVRKEMLLSEDELHLFQKHSTQMAALDYLVSVASDVFIPSNDGNMAKVVEGHRRFMGFHRTIQLDRKKLVELIDLFEDQELSWNEFCAAVKELHEGRMSQPTRRKVIAGQPKEEDYFYANPYECLGPARKRREKLKHTET; translated from the exons ATGGCCAAGCAAAAGGCCTCGCTTCCGGTGATCCGCCGCCGCATAGGCGGTGTTGGTTTGTTGCGCTGGGCGGTGCGGGTCGCCTCCAGCATAGTGCTCTGGACGGCGCTCCTCCAGCTCTCCACCTTCTTTGGTCTTCCCCTCTCGCCGCTCCGCGCCGCCCGGCCGTCCTGCATAGGGAACCGCAATACCTCTGCAACCGCCTCCGCCGTAACCGCCGTCGCCTCCGACGATGTAGGGGACCTTGCGCCCCCAGCTCTACCTACCAGGA GATCTTACCGAAGTAACGGTTATCTTCTTATTTCATGCAATGGCGGTCTGAACCAAATGCGAGCTGCG ATATGTGACATGGTAACTGTAGCACGCTATTTGAATCTGACCATGGTGGTACCTGAACTTGATAAGCAATCCTTCTGGGCTGATCCTAG TGAttttggagatatatttgatgtggATCATTTCATCTATTCTTTAAGAGATGAGGTGAAGGTTATCAGAGAACTCCCACATAAGTTTAATGGGAAAGTTCCATTATCAATGCAACCAGTCAGCTGGTCTAGTGAGAAATACTATTTGAGACAG ATCTTGCCTCTTGTAAGAAAGCACAAGGTTATACGTTTTAGCAGGACAGATTCTCGCCTTGCAAACAATGGCCTTCCTCTGAAGCTCCAAAAGCTTCGCTGCCATGTTAACTACAATGCATTAAGATTTACACCATCCATTGAGGCCCTAGGCAACAAGATGATATCGAGTCTCAGGAAAACTGGATCTTTTGTTGTGCTTCATCTGAGATATGAGATGGATATGCTCGCCTTCTCTGGCTGTACACATGGATGTTCTGGTCAAGAAACAGCAGAGCTCACGAGAATGAG GTATGCATATCCCTGGTGGAAAGAAAAGGAAATAGACTCTGAGAAGAAAAGGCTCGAGGGACTCTGCCCGCTTACACCTGGGGAAACAACATTAGTGCTCAAAGCTCTTGGTTTCCCCAGGGACACTAGGATATATATTGCCTCTGGTGAAATCTATGGTGGTGAAAAAAGATTAGCTGCATTAAAGGCAGAGTTCCCTAACATC GTGCGTAAGGAGATGCTTTTATCTGAAGATGAGCTACACCTCTTCCAAAAACACTCGACTCAAATGGCAGCCCTGGACTATCTTGTTTCTGTCGCGAGTGATGTCTTTATTCCCAGTAATGATGGAAACATGGCTAAAGTTGTGGAAGGACACCGCAG GTTTATGGGCTTCCACAGGACTATACAGCTTGATAGGAAGAAGCTGGTTGAGCTTATAGATCTTTTTGAAGACCAGGAGCTGTCATGGAATGAATTCTGTGCTGCTGTCAAGGAGCTACATGAGGGCCGAATGAGCCAGCCCACGAGAAGAAAAGTCATCGCAGGGCAACCTAAGGAAGAAGACTACTTCTATGCAAATCCTTATGAGTGTCTTGGGCCTGCTAGAAAGAGAAGGGAAAAGCTAAAACATACAGAGACATAA